The window GTCTGGCCCTCCTCGAGCCTCCCGCCGACCAGGCCGGCGTGGCCGGTCTCGCTGCCGCCGGTGGCCAGCTGCAGGGCCATGCGCCCGCCGCCGGACGCGGTGCCGCCCTGGCCGACCTCGAAGTCGACCTCCGAGAGGTCCACGTTGCTCTTGCGCCCGACCAGCGCCACGTCGTTGCCCTGGAACGCGGCCTGCGCCTCCCGCGAGGTCAGCCGCGGCGCGTTCGCGTCCGCCGCCAGGGCCGAGGGGTCGCGCAGGTTGCGCGTGTCGAGCCGCGGCGCGGCGTCGGCGAAGGTCCGGGAATCCAGCTGGCGCGAGGTGGTGTCCAGGAACTGGCGTTGCTGGGCGGACGACAGGCGCGGCGCGTCCACGTCCGCGGCCTGGCGGTTCTGCAGCAGCGGCCGCGTCGCCAGCCGGTTCGGCAGGGTCTGCAGCAGCTGCCGGCTCTGCAGCGCGGGCTGCGGCGTCTCCGGCTGCGGGACCGGCGCCTCCTCGAGCTTCGCCTCGTCCGGCGTCTCCTGCTTCGGCTGGACCACGGGCTGGGTCTTGAGGCGGACCTTCTGGGCCACGTCCTCGCCGTACTGGGCCTCGATGTAGGCGATCTCCGTCAGCTCGTCGAACGCCTCGCCCGCCTTGCGGGCGCCCTCGCGCATCATCAGCATGAGCAGCAGGATGATGCTGGCGTGGATGACGAAGCTGGCGGTGAAGCCGCCCGTCGTCGCCGCGCGGCGACTGATCTCCTGCATCATCATAGCTCCGCCACCTCCGTGTCCTTCTTGCCGGTGGAGATGGCGATGCGGGCCGCCTTGGCGCCCTCGACCTCGGCGATGAGGCGCTCGACGTCCCCGTACAGAAGGCTCTTGTCCGCCTTGATGACCGCCACGGCGTCCGGGTTGTTCTCGAACAGGGGCGTCAGCAGGGCCCGCACATCCTCGAGCGCGATCTGTTCCTCGCCCACGTAGATCTTGCCGTCGAGGGTGAAGATGACCTCGGTGTTGTCGGTGTCGTCCATCTGGCTCGCGCGGGCCACGGGCAGGTCCACCTTCTGGGTGGTCTCGTTGAGGAACGGCGAGATCATCATCAGGGTCAGGACGATGCACAGCGACACGTCGATCAGCGGCGCGACGTTCGTCTTGCACTCGTAGCGGTAGACCTTCATCGCACCCCCTCCTTGCGGTTCAGGAGCGCCAGGCTGCTGGCGCCGCCGCCCGTGGCGGCGTCCATGACGTCGACCACGTCGCCGAGCTTCACGAAGTCGCTCGGCACGATGACGACGGTCTTGTCGGTGCGAGAAGACAGCGCATCCGCCAGCTTCCGCTCGAGGTCGGCGAGCGCCACGGCGTCGCCGTTGACCTTGATGCCCTCCGGGGCGACGCTCACCATGAGCATCTCCTGGTCCTGCTGCTCTCGCGTGGTGACCACGGTCTCGCTGGCCTCGGCGCGCGTCGCGTTGACCTGGATGCCGTTGCCGAGGATGGCCGGCATGGTCATCAGGAACACGATGATCAGGATGGTGGTGACGTCCGCCAACGGGGTGATGTTGGGCGAACTCTCCTGATGCAGGTGAGATCGATTGGATCGTGCCACGTCTCGTCTCGCTTCCTACCGGCCGGCTCCGGCGGGTTCCTGGGACGTGGTGACGACGGCCTCGCACAGGGCGTTGACGTCGCGCTTGTCGGCCTTGGCGCGCGAGGAGGACGGGCCGTCCTGCCGCGCGAGCCCGCGCAGCACGCTGAAGAACTCCTCGCGGACGTCCTCCAGCTCGATGATGCGGGTGCGGATGCGGCGCACGCAGTAGTTGAAGCAGATCGTGGCGATGACGGCCACGAAGATGCCGGCCGCCGTGGCCGTCAGCGCCTCGCCGACGCCCATGGCCACCACGGCGCTGCCGCCGGCGCCCGTGCGTCCGATGTCGTTGAAGGAGCGGACGATGCCGATCACCGTGCCGAAGAGACCCAGCAGCGGGGCGATGTTGCTCATCGTGCCCAGGATGCTGAGGTTGCGCTCCATCTCCACCTGCTCCATCTCGATGGCGGTGTCGAAGCGCTGCTTGAGGTCCGAGGCGCTGATATGCGCATGCGGCAGACACTGGCTGATGACCCGGGCCGCCGCGCCCTTCTGCTGGTCGCACCACTGGGTGGCGACCTTCATGTCCCCGCCCTTCATTTTCGCGGTGAGTTCCTTCATGAAGGAC of the bacterium genome contains:
- a CDS encoding MotA/TolQ/ExbB proton channel family protein produces the protein MLGMSLTKVIFGSWSMLMLIACSIVTIAYAIERMVYFHRSRSDVRSFMKELTAKMKGGDMKVATQWCDQQKGAAARVISQCLPHAHISASDLKQRFDTAIEMEQVEMERNLSILGTMSNIAPLLGLFGTVIGIVRSFNDIGRTGAGGSAVVAMGVGEALTATAAGIFVAVIATICFNYCVRRIRTRIIELEDVREEFFSVLRGLARQDGPSSSRAKADKRDVNALCEAVVTTSQEPAGAGR
- a CDS encoding biopolymer transporter ExbD; the protein is MKVYRYECKTNVAPLIDVSLCIVLTLMMISPFLNETTQKVDLPVARASQMDDTDNTEVIFTLDGKIYVGEEQIALEDVRALLTPLFENNPDAVAVIKADKSLLYGDVERLIAEVEGAKAARIAISTGKKDTEVAEL
- a CDS encoding biopolymer transporter ExbD produces the protein MARSNRSHLHQESSPNITPLADVTTILIIVFLMTMPAILGNGIQVNATRAEASETVVTTREQQDQEMLMVSVAPEGIKVNGDAVALADLERKLADALSSRTDKTVVIVPSDFVKLGDVVDVMDAATGGGASSLALLNRKEGVR
- a CDS encoding energy transducer TonB; translation: MQEISRRAATTGGFTASFVIHASIILLLMLMMREGARKAGEAFDELTEIAYIEAQYGEDVAQKVRLKTQPVVQPKQETPDEAKLEEAPVPQPETPQPALQSRQLLQTLPNRLATRPLLQNRQAADVDAPRLSSAQQRQFLDTTSRQLDSRTFADAAPRLDTRNLRDPSALAADANAPRLTSREAQAAFQGNDVALVGRKSNVDLSEVDFEVGQGGTASGGGRMALQLATGGSETGHAGLVGGRLEEGQTAYQGSVAALVQTAKANERRAAAAVDVAAPARSTEGRTTLLDYGPGGATGATGQASLRGRQQAPAETPTAAAVAQATSKPAAPPQTQLAETQAKAMGGKGVSMTISGQISDRKVVASAMPTYSEAARKAGWEGVVAVHFTVLPDGRVKDNMYFDQTSAHRDLNRAAMDAVKQFRFEPLAGADRVEQWGVITIVFRLN